From the genome of Thermogutta terrifontis, one region includes:
- a CDS encoding amino acid ABC transporter ATP-binding protein, whose product MNREEFHVQVEGLWKRFGHRVVLRNVSFHVARGETVAIIGPSGAGKSTLLRCLNGLCPFDAGIVRIGPHVLRPGKRPAPFATLRLIRQRLGMVFQDFQLFPHLTALQNIIEAPIHVNQMPRKEAERRALALLARVGMADRGDAYPRELSGGQKQRVAIARALAMEPFGLLCDEITSALDPELKAEVLAVLEDLRRDGMTLILVTHELAFAQRVADRVIVLADGEIIEDGPPHQVFAAPEHPRTSRFLEQVAL is encoded by the coding sequence GTGAACCGAGAGGAATTCCACGTCCAGGTGGAAGGTCTGTGGAAACGCTTCGGTCACCGCGTGGTGCTCCGTAACGTGAGTTTTCACGTCGCCCGCGGTGAGACGGTGGCCATCATTGGACCGAGCGGAGCGGGGAAATCGACCCTTCTCCGCTGCCTGAATGGGCTGTGCCCGTTTGATGCGGGCATCGTGCGGATTGGCCCCCATGTGCTGCGACCCGGGAAGCGGCCAGCACCATTCGCCACCCTTCGCCTCATCCGCCAGCGGCTGGGCATGGTCTTTCAGGACTTCCAGCTTTTTCCCCATTTGACGGCCCTTCAGAATATCATCGAAGCCCCTATCCATGTCAATCAAATGCCCCGCAAGGAAGCGGAACGTCGAGCGCTGGCGCTGTTGGCTCGGGTGGGCATGGCGGATCGCGGCGATGCTTATCCGCGGGAGCTCTCGGGCGGTCAGAAACAGCGGGTGGCGATTGCCCGAGCTCTGGCGATGGAGCCTTTCGGCCTGCTGTGTGACGAGATCACGAGCGCCCTCGACCCAGAATTGAAGGCCGAGGTGCTCGCCGTCCTCGAAGATCTGCGCCGCGACGGGATGACGCTCATCCTCGTCACCCACGAGTTGGCCTTTGCCCAGCGGGTAGCCGATCGCGTGATCGTCCTTGCCGACGGGGAAATCATTGAAGATGGACCGCCTCATCAGGTCTTCGCCGCGCCGGAACATCCTCGCACTTCACGATTCCTGGAACAGGTAGCACTTTGA
- a CDS encoding ABC transporter substrate-binding protein/permease gives MSENSVSRPAIWGHVTEFLNGLFAGRQVILLMVLGILPGFAFAEEMRPLRWAADAEGGAPYIFQDPADPHRVIGFEVDLAEALAKRLGRPIEWVQYDFMSLVAGLQRGDFDFAMNGLEVTPDRAKVVRFSRPYYVYTLQLVVRKDETRFQNLEELLALGGTVGTLEETAAQRLLEEMGFSPKLYGNQTEPYLDLELGRIDAVLMDLPIAVYFAKPNPELKFLGEPMGEGYYAIAFRKEDEALAAEVDRALDSLIADGTLRKIYEKWGLWNDAQEKLARAELTDVLAEARRRWTFRTYFPLLLQGAGVTTYLSVVSMAVAVVLGLPIALARLFGPWPLRWAAVAYVEFFRGIPVLLLLFFLYYGLPTVAEAYGLPVSLRLSPMAAAILGFGLNYAAYEAEIYRAGIRAIPAGQWEAAASLGMGRILTFRRIILPQAIRTILPPMTNDFIALFKDTSIVSIVAVVELTKQYQILAKSSLKYLEIGFVTAMLYLILAVPLGALSRHLEKRWGKG, from the coding sequence ATGAGTGAGAATTCCGTATCCCGCCCCGCGATCTGGGGCCACGTGACAGAGTTTCTGAACGGCCTTTTTGCCGGTCGCCAGGTCATTCTCCTTATGGTGTTGGGCATTCTGCCCGGCTTTGCTTTTGCCGAAGAGATGCGACCTCTCCGCTGGGCAGCGGATGCCGAAGGAGGGGCACCCTACATTTTCCAGGACCCCGCCGATCCGCATCGGGTCATTGGGTTTGAGGTGGACCTGGCCGAGGCCCTAGCCAAACGTCTGGGACGGCCGATCGAATGGGTCCAGTACGATTTCATGAGCCTCGTGGCGGGGCTTCAGCGGGGCGATTTCGACTTTGCCATGAATGGCCTGGAAGTCACGCCCGATCGGGCAAAGGTGGTGCGATTTTCGCGACCGTATTATGTATACACGCTCCAGCTTGTCGTTCGCAAAGACGAAACGCGTTTTCAAAATTTGGAGGAATTACTGGCCTTGGGGGGCACGGTGGGCACCCTGGAAGAAACCGCCGCTCAGCGACTCCTCGAAGAGATGGGCTTTTCCCCCAAGCTCTACGGCAACCAGACGGAACCCTATCTGGATCTTGAACTCGGGCGGATCGACGCCGTTCTCATGGATCTGCCGATCGCCGTGTACTTCGCCAAACCCAATCCCGAGCTGAAATTCCTCGGTGAGCCCATGGGCGAGGGATATTATGCCATCGCCTTTCGGAAAGAAGACGAGGCGCTGGCCGCCGAGGTGGATCGCGCCCTGGACAGTTTGATTGCCGACGGAACGCTTCGCAAGATCTACGAAAAATGGGGCCTTTGGAACGACGCTCAGGAAAAACTGGCTCGTGCTGAGCTGACCGATGTCCTGGCGGAGGCCCGGCGCCGCTGGACCTTCCGCACGTATTTTCCCCTGCTCCTGCAGGGAGCGGGTGTCACGACCTATCTGTCAGTGGTGAGTATGGCGGTCGCCGTTGTTCTGGGGCTGCCCATCGCGCTGGCCCGGCTGTTCGGACCGTGGCCCCTTCGCTGGGCAGCCGTTGCCTACGTGGAGTTTTTCCGCGGCATTCCGGTGCTGCTGCTTCTGTTTTTTCTCTACTACGGACTCCCCACCGTGGCTGAGGCGTATGGCCTGCCGGTTTCGCTGCGGCTTTCGCCGATGGCGGCCGCGATTCTGGGCTTTGGGCTCAATTACGCCGCCTACGAGGCCGAGATCTATCGGGCAGGGATTCGGGCCATTCCTGCGGGACAGTGGGAAGCCGCAGCGTCGCTGGGGATGGGCCGTATCCTCACATTTCGGCGAATCATCCTCCCTCAGGCTATTCGAACCATCCTTCCGCCCATGACGAACGACTTTATCGCCCTCTTCAAAGACACCAGCATCGTCAGCATTGTGGCGGTTGTGGAATTGACCAAGCAGTATCAAATTTTGGCCAAGTCCAGCCTAAAATATCTTGAGATTGGTTTTGTAACGGCGATGCTTTACCTGATTTTGGCGGTGCCCCTGGGTGCTTTATCCCGACACTTGGAAAAACGCTGGGGAAAAGGATAG